The region GTTCTGTAAGACTGACAGACCATCTCTCCACTAAATTTTCTTCCAAGCTTTGCCTGGGCTCATGCCTTGTGGCGACAGCCTCCAGAACAAAAATGTGATGGCCAAGAGGTCCTTTTTGCCTCTTgattcctttttcttctcccaaCCCTACCTTCTGGCTAAGGTGTAGGATATGTACCAAAAGAATGCTGTTGTACAGTTGGCACCTTCTTTGACCCCAAGAGATGAAATATACCTTTTGGGTTTCCCTCTCTGCAAACTAGCCTGTCTCTGATTTCTTTTCTGCTATCTCCACAGCCTTCAAGCTTCTAGAGAGCTCAAGCCAGAAGTTCCTGCAGGGTCTGGTATATTTAATTGGCAACCTCTTGGGGTTGGCCTTGGCTGTTTACAAGtgccagtcaatggggctccTGCCAACACATGCCTCTGACTGGCTGGCTTTCATTGAACCCCCTGAGGTGAGTGTGAAGGTTCTGGGACCTGACCTTTTAAAGgacacagaagggggggggggaatcttgccTTAATctatttctgctcagcccacaggtgtacacatttggttcctgttgtgtatatgcagtgttgggcagaaatggcttaagggagaTATCCTTTCAAGCCAGGTGGAAGTTTACTAGGGGCTGAGAAAAGCAACATATTTGCTTCCCTGGACCAAAACTGtactttttttctggaaaaaaaaaccgtGGTAGCTGCTAAAGTAAACTTACAAGAACATGAAGGAGGTGGGGCATGGGTATTCTCTTGCTTGGTCCTAGCAGTTAGAATTGTGGTATTAAAGAAGTATTTGACTATAAGGCAACCTTTTTGTGTCTGCTGGTAatgttctttctctctcctttttagcGCATGGAATTCACAGGTGGGGGTTTAGTGTTGTGACCTCACTGAGCCCCAGAAACCATCTGCTACTTTGCACCACTCCCAAATGCACCCCTCTTCCTGACTCACTAAGAGACCTGCTCTATGGCATAGAtatacaaacataagaacagaataTAAAGGTCTGAACTGtgctgcagggggggaggggaagaggagaagcaggaggcTTGCCTGCAGCATCCCTGATAACAAGTTCTTTGCACCTTCTCCTTTATGTTGGAGTTCAAATAAAGTGTTGAATCACTGTATGTCTATGTGGTTTTCTTAGATACAAACTCAGTATGCTGGGaaacagttttcatttttacataTGGTGATTAAAAGAAGATGGTGGAGGTACTGCTGTCTTTCAGAGCTCTGCTTGTTCCCTGTGCTGAATGTGAGGTGAAGTTCTTCAGAATAAGCAAGTGTGCTTTGTAAAGGGAGATAAGATGGGGCTGTTGACACAGGCATATACATTTCTTGGTTTCTCTGtagtctgtgaagtgttgaaaaACTTGCATGTAAGGCAAGTATTCCCACATGCTAACACTGTAAAAATCACCAGAATATGACTACAGCTCATCTTGGCAGGAATGCTGAATATTATACCCAGAGTTCCTTTTCCATTAATGAACCCAATGAGACTGAAAGtaagctctagagcaggggtgctcaaactttcaactttagggatgctggacctttaacaagtgtatagaagagaaatttcagcaggtgtagcttgtcatctgtgggatgacaagttgcacctgctgcaattctctcttctatacacttgttaaaggtccagcatccctaaagttgaaagtttgagcacccctgctctagaggagaAAATGACAAGTGAGCAGCAAGGACCAGAAACATCTAACAGCCACTGTTAGAAGGCAAAATAATATATAAAAAGTTTATTTTTACATAATTCAGAAAGCAAAAAATATACCCCCAAACGTGATGCTATGTAAAcaaggtcaccccccccccaataaattaaAAGCTTCCCCCCACATAAGAGATGAGAAACTGCCATGTGAAATTCCCTTTGAAAATAAAATGCGAGTAGAGGCTGGAGACTGATCTGCTTTAAGGCAACCCCAAGTTGAGTGGTCCCTGCATACTACATTTTGAGCAAGGGGTGCATGGAGGAAAAATATTAGATATCCATAATTGAAAGTGGGTAGGGAAGGCAGGCAAGGGACCTTTTCCCCCTCTGTGCTTCTGAAGGGTGGGAAGGATTAATTGCCCCACAGAAAACACCACATTGTGGGACCTCCAATTACACACCTGTTCTAAGAGGGGACTCTTGATTGTTCGGCATAGACGGAGAAGATGCAGATGTAGGAGAAGGGACAGAGGCTCAGAAGCACAAGAGTGCAGGAGGAAAGCGTGCATGTGACAAGCGTCAGAAGGAAAATATTGCTGTTGCGTCTTTTTCTAAAGGTGCTCTTTTTGCTccttctgcctcccttcccttgcTGTTCATACTAACCAGCCTCAGTCAACATCACAGCAGGGCCAACTGGCAAGTAGAAGAGCTACAGTTAAAGACTGAAAAAAGAAGTCTACCTTCTGGCCCAGATAGGAGTGGAAGGGCCATAGGGGGAAGGAAGCAAGAGGCCAGCTGCATACATTTGTCCACCAATATATGTAGCTTCCAGCCTGGCTCAGCCATCCCATCCATGCCTTCTGACAAAGAGTGAGTTGGATCTCAGAATCCAAAGAGGACCAGGGCAAAGGATAATTactgcagaagtcagttccatctttccaaatccccccccccatctcaaagggagagaaagcagaaagACTTTGGCACTGACCAGAAGAGAATGGCACAACACAAGTTGCATCCCGTCGTCTTGATAGCGTAAGTGACAATTCAGCATGTAACAGTTTCTTCTACTGCTCCAAACCCACCACATTCCAACCAAGACCACCTTGCTCTATTCTAGTCATGGCCAGCAGAGGGCAGATGCATCAACCCTAAGGTGGAAACTTCCCTGAtttttttgccccttccccttttAACATCCTGCAAAATAGCTCTTGCTTCTCTGTCCCTACCCTGAAATGGTGAAGGAAAGAGACagagccacccactgcctggTGAAATCCAATTTGTCCTCTAACAAACTTACATAGTTCCTGGCAGGTACCTTCATGGATGGCAAAGGGAGATTTCAcccctctccttcaaaagaaGGAAAAGCCACCTCATCCAGAAACCCCAAATggtcagagggaaaagaaagcaaaggaggAGTGCCAGTGGTAGCTGCTGTTCTTGGGAGATCAAGTGGCAGCTGTCAAATGCAAGTCCCATTAGTTGGAAGCCTTCCTGGCTCCCCTAGGAGTAGATGGTAATGACCTCACTGCCACCACCTCGCACAAGCAGCACACGCTCCAGCCCCTCAGTTAGGACCTCGAGAAactccatatctgcaggggaagGGTTGTCAAGGAGCCAGCACTGCACAATTGTCTAGACACCACACCAAATCTCTCTTGCACCTTGGCCTAAGAGAAGCCCTCTCCAGAAAAGGATACAGTTCTCATCTCCGTCAGGGTTACGTGGTGGACCTGGCATGTTGAGCAGCACCAGCTTGGCCTCATGGGACTTGTTGACAATGACCTCATTGAGCTTGACGGCTGTGTGCATGCGTCGCACATTGGACTGGTCCCTGTGTGGAGGGTAGGAAGAGACTGAGCATCATCAAGAGGGCTATCTTTTCTCCCCTTGATCTTCTTCAGGCTAAATATACTAAGCTCTTTCAACCATTCCTCATAGGATTTAGATAGGAAAGGATTTAGGGTAAGGATAGGGAACAAGCAAGAGCTGTTGGGAGGGTAGCATGGAAGTTTGTCTTGTCCAACTCTCAGCATTGTTGCAGGGCAACCACTCACCCAGCCCTAAAGAACAGAATGAAACATGACCCTACAGAACACTGGGAATTGAATCCAGGACACATTGGAAGGTCCCTGTGCAACTATCCCAGAGAGTTCTGGAAGTCACAGCATGAAGGGCAGATCTTGGGGAATGAGTTAAATGAACAGGGAAAGGCTGAGTAACACCTGAGGTGTCCCAGGAGCACTGGTCCTTACGGCCGCATGTTGAGCAGGTCCTGGAACCCTTCCAGTGTCTTGGGCTTATATCCGCGGGATGCCAAGTACTTGTCCTTGGTCCATGTCATGTGCACCTTCTCCTGATAAGTCTCtgtttcttcatcatcatctgaGCCGATGCTGGTCAGTCGCAGCATAGAGTTTCTGTCTTTCACCAACTGAGCCTGTGAGGAAGGTATTCCGGGTGCATTAGTCAAGGAGCAAGTTTCTATGTCCAACCTGTTGCTTGGCCCTAACATAGTCTGTTCCAGCCCTGCTCACCTCTCGTTCCCGCTCTGTCTTAGAGAGGCGCATCTGCCGCAACATCTGGGAGCGCTGCTCCATCATCAGGGTGCGCTCATATGTGTAGGCAGAGATGTCACTGTCGTGCTGCAGAGGCAAGAAAGGAAAGCTAAAAATCTGAACCCATCCTACATCTGACCATGCCCAGCACACATCTGAACCCGTCCTACATCTGACCATGCCCAGATTTTTCCTAAAATTTTTCCATGGTCAAAAATGGAGTTGGACAGCCTAAAAAGCAGAACAGTCATCTTGTAAAGCAAGAAGCATGTCAAAACAAAGATACAAGAAGCTATGGGGGGAaagcctgatcacctatgggcaGGTACTGTTTAAAAGGGGGGATATAAGTAAGACTTCCCATAGGTGTGCCTAGGATTCTTATATTCAGTATACCTCCAGTTCCTTATTACTTTATTTCTCAGTTCTCCAACTAATCTCCTATTGACGTCTCAGCCTGTGACCCCAGCTGTTGCCAATACTCCATGTTACTTCCCTCTTACCATTTCCACCACTTCCACCTCTGCCTCAATGCGCAAGTGATAGAGAAAGGTTGCCAGGTCCTTCTTCATCTGGATGCTGTTGTCTTCCAGCTGTGCAACCGTGAAGATGCGGATTTTACATTTGCGCCACACCTTTGATTGGAAAGAGGGAGGGTCAGGGACCCCATCTGCCAGTCTACTTTCCCCCGATTAGCCTCTCCAAGAATGCCCACCCACTGCTCCAGCACCTTGTGCTGCTTGATAAGGAAAGGGAGTAGCATAAGCATCCCGCCATCATGCACAATCCACCAGACGTCAATGTTCCCCTCAGAGAAGGGCTCTGCATTGCTAGGGAAAAAGGCCACGTTCTTTGCCACAAGCAAGGCTAGGCGGGCAGCTGTGGTTACTCGTACAGTGCCTGTAGGGAAAGAGAACATAAAACCACACTATATCACATTCACCTGACCATGATGAAGCCCCTttacaccccccaccccaccagatTCCCTTGAGCAAGACCATACCAATAAAGGTCTTCCAAGCACGGGCATCCTCGCTCTGGCGCCAAGCACTGGGCCAACCCATCACCACTGTGTTGTGCTTCATACCACCCAGCCCGCACGACTGAATGAGGTGGGAGATGCCCTCGCGCACCTTGGCAGCCACCACGATCTGGCAGAAGCCCTTCACCCTCTCCGCCTCCATAAGGTGCTTGATAGTCTAAAACAAGAGACAACACAAGGTTGCTAGAGGGCACTAGCCGGCAAAGTGCTCTCCTTGATCTCCCAGCCCAAAGAACGCATTGCGCAGTGAAACTGAGTGAGAAGGGTCTCTCTTATGTCTTATTGCTAAGAATGGGAGGGAAGAAGAGCCTCCAAGATGGCTCTTGCCGGAGATATCTGTGGCAGGACTTAATCTGAGAACAGAGCACAGGTATCTGTTTCCAGCAGCTATACATACTATAAGGCTTTGCACCTTTTGATTAATGGGAAAGGAACACTCTTTGGCCTGAAAACCTAAATATGGCCTCTGCACTTGGAACCAGGAGGCAGGGCTTGCAGGGCAGATGGCGTAGCTCCTAGAAAGCTTGAGCCCCTGCACCTCTCATTCAACCAACGAAATGCACCTTGGCAGAGGCTCACCTGCTCGGCAGCCAGTGCCTCACTGTAGCACTCCAGGAAATTGCCCACCATAACAGAGCCTACAATGGTAAGGCCTTTGCCTGCTTTCAGCTGGGAGGCAAAAGTGAGCAGGTGTGGATGCTTCACATGAAGATCCTCATCCAGCTTTAGCAGCACCAGCAGTTGTGGTCTGAggaagaaatacaaatacagggGTGAAAGCGCAACTGGTTATGAAAGAAATGCATACTCTCGTACACAGAGCAATCTGCAGCATaaaatgcaaacacacacacatcttgtACACACAACCCATGATGacacagcagaatcaaggagcTGCAACTCTCTTCCTTACCTCCAGTTCTTGGTGTGTGGTGGCCCCTCCTCAAGGCGCAGCAAGGCAAAGCGAGCTGCACTCAGGGACAGGCCCCGGATGCCATCTCCCCACTCCTTCTCAGCCCTATGGGGATGCACAAAGAGTTCAGTAACAAGAGAAGCTTGGGAGAGTCATGTTGCTCAGCACCTCTCTTTTCCAGAAGCGCTGAGGaaaagagaaggggagaaggaaaTACAATACGGTGGCCATCCGCCACAGgaaaatgagggcccaatcctatccaactttccagtgccaatgcagctgcaatgcagccccgaggaaagggaacagatgttcccttaccgtgaggagatctctgtgactgcccctccactgcaagatgcagcacatgccccagtgctggaaagttggatagcagtGGGTCCTGTCAGGTGTTGCGACTCCTATGCTCATCCCCAATCCATTCTAAAAGTTCTTAATACAGTTAAGACAGAGGTCCACTTTTTTTGACtatggcattccccccccccaacaaagggATGTTTTTCTGAGTAGAGATAAAGAAGGCATGAATCTTGACATCCTGCCCCTGTGTCCTGTAACTGAATATAAAAGATCTAAGAATTTGTAGCCGCAACAGTCTACTCCCAAGTGCAGAGTTCCAGAAAAACTCAAGCCACTCTTCTCCTCCAACTCAGAAAGAGGAGTGCTAAAGCCTCAAAGAGACAAACAAATACTTCTGTTTGGAGTAGCTATAGAATACTCTCTGATGTCAAAGTGGAGTGGTGGAGGGAGCTGCATAAAGGGGATCAGATTCTCCAAGCAGGCTTGGGGTGAAccagggggcaaaatccccagggtcTGGGCTTCCAAGGATCCCAGGCCATGCAAAACAAACTACacagttaaaaaaatatattattacaaaataaatttcatTACCTCAATCTCTGCCTATCCAGAGTTGCGATTCTACAACAGCTTTAACCCACTTTCAATGCACATCTATTACGCCatgcatttaggaagggggggggggcaatcatgcaTCTTTCCCTGGGCCCAaagccagctctcagcagccctatCCCTGAGCACCTGAAGATTGGAGTACTCACCCCTGATACTCAATGTACTTGTAGATCAT is a window of Tiliqua scincoides isolate rTilSci1 chromosome 5, rTilSci1.hap2, whole genome shotgun sequence DNA encoding:
- the EMC4 gene encoding ER membrane protein complex subunit 4 isoform X3; the protein is MNLFIMYMAGNTISIFPTMMVCMMAWRPIQALMSISATFKLLESSSQKFLQGLVYLIGNLLGLALAVYKCQSMGLLPTHASDWLAFIEPPERMEFTGGGLVL